The following are encoded together in the Candidatus Bandiella woodruffii genome:
- a CDS encoding ribonucleotide-diphosphate reductase subunit beta has product MSLLSAEPIFKPFHYPWAYDAWKMQQQIHWLPEEVPMADDVQDWKKKLTEQEKHLLMQIFRFFTQADIEVNNCYMKNYARIFKPTEIQMMLSAFSNMETIHIDAYSHLLDTLGIPEVEYQAFMKYKEMKDKYDYMQAFNVDTKSDIAKTLAVFGAFTEGLQLFASFAMLLNFQRFGKMKGMGQIVAWSVRDETLHTNSIIKLFRTFISENPEIWNKDLQDFLYQACEAVVEHEDAFIDLAFQFEGAIEGMTDRDIKSYIRFIADRRLNQLGLKNIYNIQKNPLPWLDEMLNAPEHTNFFENRVTEYAKSATEGSWEDAFSIFKDNSENRR; this is encoded by the coding sequence ATGTCTTTATTGTCAGCTGAACCAATTTTTAAGCCTTTTCACTATCCATGGGCGTATGATGCTTGGAAAATGCAGCAGCAGATTCATTGGTTACCAGAAGAAGTGCCAATGGCAGATGATGTACAGGATTGGAAAAAAAAGCTTACCGAGCAAGAGAAGCATCTTTTAATGCAAATATTCAGATTCTTTACCCAGGCGGACATAGAAGTTAACAACTGCTATATGAAGAATTATGCCAGAATTTTTAAGCCGACAGAAATACAGATGATGCTTTCGGCATTCTCTAATATGGAGACAATTCATATTGACGCATATTCTCACTTGCTAGACACCCTTGGGATACCAGAAGTAGAGTATCAGGCGTTTATGAAATATAAGGAGATGAAAGACAAGTACGATTACATGCAAGCATTTAATGTGGATACAAAATCTGACATTGCAAAAACATTGGCAGTATTTGGTGCGTTTACAGAAGGACTTCAGCTTTTTGCTTCGTTTGCTATGCTTTTGAATTTTCAACGATTTGGGAAAATGAAGGGTATGGGGCAGATTGTTGCGTGGTCTGTAAGGGACGAGACTCTACACACAAATTCAATTATTAAGTTATTCAGAACATTTATCAGTGAAAATCCAGAGATTTGGAACAAAGACCTACAAGATTTTTTATATCAAGCATGTGAAGCAGTTGTTGAACATGAAGACGCTTTTATTGATTTAGCGTTTCAGTTTGAAGGTGCAATAGAGGGAATGACCGATCGTGATATTAAAAGTTATATTAGGTTTATTGCTGATAGAAGGTTAAATCAACTTGGCCTGAAAAACATTTACAATATTCAGAAAAACCCGCTTCCATGGTTGGATGAAATGCTTAATGCCCCGGAACATACGAACTTTTTCGAAAACAGAGTTACTGAGTACGCAAAGTCCGCAACAGAAGGTAGTTGGGAAGACGCATTTTCTATATTTAAGGACAATTCTGAAAATAGAAGATAG
- the rpsU gene encoding 30S ribosomal protein S21 gives MRSIILSEVQVKFNNFEYSLKVLKKKLQREGVFKIMREKRHYEKPSEKKLRKRVEAQKRTHKVNKGSWN, from the coding sequence ATGCGGAGTATAATTTTGTCAGAAGTACAAGTAAAGTTCAATAATTTCGAGTATTCATTAAAGGTACTAAAGAAAAAGTTACAGAGGGAAGGCGTTTTTAAAATAATGCGCGAAAAAAGGCATTATGAAAAGCCATCAGAAAAAAAACTTAGAAAAAGAGTAGAAGCTCAAAAAAGGACACACAAGGTGAACAAGGGTTCTTGGAATTAA
- a CDS encoding IS1 family transposase produces MWTAVDRDRFKTVAFKVGSGDKENYVDLARELGEKYQIRYMCTDGYEVYCHYKIAQIHLQTKSETCLVESFNSSLRDMLARLNRKTKRFSKCSEMLRLSLVLFFNKALALSIYL; encoded by the coding sequence ATATGGACTGCTGTCGATAGGGACAGATTCAAAACTGTTGCGTTTAAAGTAGGTTCAGGTGATAAAGAAAATTACGTAGATTTAGCTCGTGAGCTAGGAGAAAAATACCAAATTCGTTATATGTGTACAGATGGGTATGAGGTCTATTGTCATTATAAAATTGCTCAAATACATCTGCAGACAAAGTCTGAAACTTGTTTGGTTGAGAGCTTCAATTCCTCCTTAAGGGATATGCTTGCTAGATTAAATCGCAAGACTAAACGCTTTAGCAAGTGTTCTGAAATGCTAAGATTATCCCTTGTTTTATTTTTTAACAAAGCTTTAGCTCTTTCTATCTATTTATGA
- a CDS encoding MBL fold metallo-hydrolase: MVETDATKILVDTSPDLRQQCLDNNITSLDAIIFTHDHSDHVAGIDEVRALRKNKKLIDAYIDDETFRSLSNRYSYIFNYSTPLYPPTLRRKKLDKSQIIGDVQVKAFDQMHGDIISQGLRFGNVAYSTDFNKIPDESMECLQNLDVWIVDCLRYSYAPTHSYFEKTLLLIEQIKPKLAVLTHMGHDIDYNEISKILPKNVVAGFDNMVI; encoded by the coding sequence TTGGTTGAAACTGATGCAACAAAGATTTTGGTTGATACTTCGCCTGACCTAAGGCAACAATGTCTGGATAATAACATCACGAGTTTGGATGCAATAATTTTTACGCACGATCATTCAGATCACGTTGCTGGAATAGATGAGGTGCGTGCGTTGCGCAAAAATAAAAAGTTAATAGATGCATATATCGATGATGAAACTTTTCGCAGCCTATCCAATAGGTATAGTTATATTTTTAATTACTCCACTCCTCTTTATCCACCGACTCTAAGAAGAAAAAAATTGGATAAAAGTCAAATTATAGGAGATGTTCAAGTTAAAGCCTTTGATCAAATGCATGGTGATATTATCTCTCAAGGTCTGCGTTTTGGTAATGTTGCATATTCAACTGACTTCAATAAAATTCCAGATGAATCTATGGAGTGCTTGCAAAATTTGGACGTATGGATAGTTGATTGTTTACGTTATTCTTATGCTCCAACACACTCTTATTTTGAGAAAACGCTATTATTGATAGAACAAATAAAACCAAAATTAGCAGTATTAACGCATATGGGGCATGACATAGATTATAACGAAATATCAAAAATCTTACCAAAAAATGTCGTGGCAGGTTTTGATAACATGGTGATATAA
- the udk gene encoding uridine kinase, with protein sequence MAKSIIIAVSGPSGSGKSLFSKSICNSFNTDEAEIISEDGYYKHRPELSFEERSVQNYDHPDAFEHELLTIHLSKLKSGKSIEVPLYDYVSHLRKNQTLLVSSCPVIVLEGILLLADEKLRNLIDIKIYMDAPLDICLSRRIYRDSVERGRDIASVITQYNNHVRPMYFKFVEPSRKYADIIVPKGGKNKVAIEVIQAKIGELIQNKK encoded by the coding sequence GTGGCAAAAAGCATCATCATAGCTGTTTCCGGTCCTTCAGGTTCAGGTAAAAGTCTCTTTAGCAAAAGCATCTGTAACAGTTTCAATACAGACGAAGCTGAAATCATTAGCGAAGATGGGTATTATAAACATCGTCCCGAACTGTCTTTTGAGGAAAGAAGCGTTCAAAATTACGATCATCCAGATGCATTTGAGCACGAACTATTAACGATACATTTATCGAAGTTAAAGTCTGGCAAATCAATTGAAGTTCCATTATATGATTATGTGTCTCATTTGAGAAAAAATCAGACCTTGTTAGTATCTAGCTGCCCAGTTATTGTACTTGAGGGAATATTGCTATTGGCTGACGAGAAGCTCAGAAATTTGATTGATATAAAGATATATATGGATGCTCCTCTTGACATATGCTTATCCAGAAGAATATATAGAGATTCAGTCGAAAGAGGAAGAGACATCGCATCTGTAATTACGCAATACAACAACCATGTTAGACCTATGTACTTTAAATTTGTGGAGCCTTCAAGAAAATATGCAGACATCATAGTACCAAAAGGTGGGAAAAACAAGGTTGCCATTGAAGTTATACAGGCAAAAATAGGAGAACTAATCCAAAATAAAAAATAA
- a CDS encoding transposase, translated as MINKVAITPANVTDAKGVAHVLPNSGAVYADKGYCVAPAKNAAKSRGIHFCAIKKNNMKQKNFDLDRYYTSIRAPFERVFSQDNKRLRYIGIAKNQFAEFMNAICFNLKRLTVLTA; from the coding sequence ATGATCAACAAGGTTGCTATAACGCCTGCTAATGTTACCGATGCAAAGGGAGTTGCGCATGTTTTACCAAATAGTGGAGCAGTTTATGCTGACAAAGGGTATTGTGTTGCACCAGCAAAGAATGCAGCTAAAAGCAGAGGTATTCATTTTTGCGCCATCAAGAAAAACAATATGAAGCAAAAGAATTTTGACCTTGATCGATACTATACTTCCATAAGGGCTCCGTTTGAGAGGGTGTTTTCTCAAGATAATAAACGATTGCGATACATAGGAATTGCCAAAAATCAGTTTGCTGAATTTATGAATGCTATCTGCTTTAATTTAAAACGTTTAACGGTTCTTACTGCCTAA
- a CDS encoding amino acid carrier protein, whose amino-acid sequence MLENFAVLKVLMQWGFWDYMTFLDGVLWNCLGLVLILSAGIYLTIYSKFFQIRALFKTVAHMKDLSVCADKNKQGTHPFKLYFASIGGMIGLGNLVTVVSVVTIGGPGSLVWLWIASFLGMLVKYSEIYLGVKYRVKNDHGGFDGGPMYYLKVAFNNKLLPILVCILLCIYGAEVSQFLILTDTLTHTFSFNRYVVIGFLLFFVLLTAVGGVKRFANVCSIMMPPFMIVYVAIGVWVILDHFAELPAIASLIFSSFFDVKSQAGGMLAGGMIVAAHYGMSRAVYSGDIGIGYDSIIQSETQTVHPEKQARMAIFALFSDSLICTISIMILLVTGLWKVHGLQPSEYVASALRLYIPKAEYFMAALFVLAGFTTITGYLVVGQKCARYLHPKYGTKAYILYSIFAFIFFSFYNQEQVILVMSVSGGLLMLINILGVLKLRKSIKFL is encoded by the coding sequence ATGTTGGAAAATTTTGCGGTTTTGAAAGTTCTTATGCAGTGGGGATTTTGGGATTACATGACATTCTTGGATGGTGTTCTTTGGAATTGTTTAGGTCTTGTCCTGATTTTATCTGCAGGTATATATCTAACAATATATTCTAAATTTTTTCAAATACGCGCATTATTCAAAACAGTTGCGCATATGAAGGATTTATCCGTATGTGCAGATAAAAATAAACAAGGGACACATCCGTTTAAGCTTTATTTTGCTTCTATAGGTGGAATGATAGGTCTTGGTAATTTAGTCACAGTGGTTAGTGTTGTGACAATTGGTGGGCCTGGAAGTTTGGTATGGCTTTGGATTGCATCATTTTTGGGAATGCTGGTAAAGTATTCGGAAATATACTTGGGAGTAAAATATCGCGTTAAGAATGATCATGGTGGTTTCGATGGGGGCCCCATGTATTACCTAAAAGTTGCGTTTAACAATAAACTTTTGCCTATTCTTGTGTGTATACTTTTATGCATATACGGAGCAGAAGTTTCCCAGTTTTTAATTTTAACAGATACATTAACTCACACATTTTCTTTTAACAGATATGTTGTGATAGGGTTTTTGCTGTTCTTTGTCCTTCTTACAGCAGTTGGAGGGGTTAAGAGATTTGCAAACGTTTGCTCCATCATGATGCCACCATTTATGATTGTGTACGTGGCAATTGGGGTTTGGGTTATTTTAGACCACTTTGCAGAACTTCCTGCTATCGCCTCTCTTATTTTCTCCTCTTTTTTTGATGTTAAATCTCAAGCTGGTGGCATGTTAGCTGGTGGAATGATCGTCGCAGCGCATTATGGTATGTCAAGAGCCGTATATTCTGGGGATATAGGCATAGGTTATGATTCGATCATACAAAGTGAGACTCAAACAGTTCACCCAGAAAAACAAGCTAGAATGGCAATTTTTGCTTTGTTTAGCGATTCTTTGATATGTACTATCAGCATTATGATATTACTTGTTACTGGGCTTTGGAAGGTTCATGGGTTACAGCCTTCAGAGTATGTTGCGAGTGCTTTGAGATTGTATATACCAAAAGCTGAGTATTTTATGGCTGCTCTTTTTGTTTTGGCGGGTTTCACAACCATCACTGGATACTTGGTGGTTGGACAAAAATGTGCTAGATACCTGCACCCAAAATATGGTACGAAAGCCTATATTCTCTATTCTATATTTGCCTTCATTTTCTTTTCTTTTTACAACCAAGAACAAGTAATACTTGTGATGAGTGTTTCCGGTGGACTCCTAATGCTTATAAACATACTTGGTGTATTAAAATTGAGAAAATCAATAAAGTTCTTATGA
- a CDS encoding IS1 family transposase, which translates to MYIRQKKENKTRIWTAVDRDRFKTVAFKVGSGDKENYVDLARELGEKYQIRYMCTDGYEVYCHYKIAQIHLQTKSETCLVESFNSSLRDMLARLNRKTKRFSKCSEMLRLSLVLFFNKALALSIYL; encoded by the coding sequence ATATACATACGTCAAAAAAAAGAGAATAAAACAAGAATATGGACTGCTGTCGATAGGGACAGATTCAAAACTGTTGCGTTTAAAGTAGGTTCAGGTGATAAAGAAAATTACGTAGATTTAGCTCGTGAGCTAGGAGAAAAATACCAAATTCGTTATATGTGTACAGATGGGTATGAGGTCTATTGTCATTATAAAATTGCTCAAATACATCTGCAGACAAAGTCTGAAACTTGTTTGGTTGAGAGCTTCAATTCCTCCTTAAGGGATATGCTTGCTAGATTAAATCGCAAGACTAAACGCTTTAGCAAGTGTTCTGAAATGCTAAGATTATCCCTTGTTTTATTTTTTAACAAAGCTTTAGCTCTTTCTATCTATTTATGA
- a CDS encoding IS1 family transposase, producing the protein MWKAYSRELKRVVAWVVGKRNVTTFRKLWKIISRDNCTYYTDDWSVYSEVIPRHQHVVGKQHTLSIESNNSNTRHRIARMTRKTKVVSKSEEVVDLTIKLWLHFEDNNNFLSEQGNFISIFG; encoded by the coding sequence ATATGGAAAGCCTATAGTAGGGAGCTCAAGAGAGTTGTTGCCTGGGTGGTTGGTAAGCGTAACGTTACAACCTTTAGAAAATTGTGGAAAATCATAAGTAGAGATAATTGCACTTATTACACAGACGATTGGTCTGTTTATTCAGAGGTTATACCTCGCCATCAACATGTTGTTGGCAAACAACATACACTCTCAATTGAGTCCAATAACTCAAACACAAGGCACAGAATTGCAAGAATGACCAGAAAAACAAAGGTAGTTTCAAAATCTGAAGAAGTTGTCGATCTTACGATTAAGCTCTGGCTACATTTTGAGGATAACAATAATTTCCTAAGTGAGCAGGGCAATTTTATATCTATCTTTGGCTAA
- a CDS encoding TatD family hydrolase: MLVDSHCHLDFKVLSDDIIAVLKRAEKNGVGVMQTICTKISEFDSIHEIAKERSNIFCSIGNHPLNLEEEGVVTASKILGYAKKAKVIGIGETGLDYYYSKELEGEQKKSFAEHIIAAQESGLPVIIHTREAEKDTLDILKHHMKQIPFTGVIHCFTASEKFALECVEMGFYISASGIVTFKNATEIQQAFMSVPIDRILIETDAPFLSPVPKRGKSNEPSHLIYTADFMAKLLRMKSEDFIEATTRNFFKLFSKAKIPVS, from the coding sequence ATGTTAGTTGATTCTCATTGCCATTTGGATTTTAAGGTTTTGAGTGATGACATAATTGCGGTATTGAAGCGTGCAGAAAAGAATGGAGTTGGGGTAATGCAAACCATATGTACTAAAATAAGTGAGTTTGATTCAATACATGAAATTGCAAAAGAAAGAAGTAACATTTTTTGCTCAATTGGTAATCATCCATTGAATCTGGAAGAGGAGGGGGTCGTTACTGCTTCAAAGATATTAGGATATGCAAAAAAAGCAAAAGTTATAGGGATAGGCGAAACTGGTTTGGATTATTACTATTCAAAAGAATTGGAGGGGGAGCAGAAAAAAAGCTTTGCAGAACATATAATAGCTGCGCAGGAATCTGGTTTGCCAGTTATAATCCATACAAGAGAGGCGGAAAAAGATACGCTTGATATCCTAAAACATCACATGAAACAAATCCCGTTTACAGGGGTAATTCATTGTTTTACAGCAAGTGAAAAGTTTGCTTTAGAATGTGTGGAAATGGGGTTTTATATCTCAGCATCTGGGATTGTGACGTTTAAAAATGCAACCGAGATTCAACAGGCTTTTATGAGTGTTCCAATTGATAGGATACTAATAGAGACAGATGCACCGTTTTTATCCCCTGTGCCAAAGAGGGGGAAAAGTAACGAACCGTCCCATTTGATATATACGGCAGATTTTATGGCCAAGTTGCTTAGAATGAAATCGGAGGATTTTATAGAGGCAACAACCCGCAATTTTTTTAAGTTGTTTAGTAAAGCTAAGATTCCAGTATCATGA
- the alaS gene encoding alanine--tRNA ligase has protein sequence MESNNIRKSFLEYFQKNDHKVLSSSPLIPHNDPSLLFTNSGMVQFKNQFTGKENANFPRIATAQKCIRAGGKHNDLENVGYTARHHTFFEMLGNFSFGDYFKEKAIFYAWNYLTKELQVNKDRLYITVYHEDEEAFALWKKITGFHDAKIIKIRTADNFWSMGDFGPCGPCSEIFYDHGEKYVGGLPGTEDADGDRYIEIWNLVFMQFEKLTTGEQINLPKPSIDTGMGLERISAVMQGVNNNYDTDAFQVLIKASMEVSGNDRDITSHRVIADHISSSCFLLADGVLPCNEGRGYVLRRIMRRAMRHIHNIGYNGLMLHKVAIYLIESMKNAYPELSDARELITSTLKMEEEKFKETLSTGMKYLKQEINHIASGGVFDGKKAFKLYDTYGFPIDLTADILKEKNISLDQKEFENAMEEQKARARAAWAGSGESQTASIWFDVYQKFGATEFIRKDVVDFSAKIVAIVKDGNSVASVTAGDKVVIVTDQTCFYAESGGQVGDKGVIGCNEVYDTKLFVGHIHGHLTILNEDISVGDEVKMGVNSVIKNKTRANHSATHLLHYALRYVLGKHVVQRGSLVNDEKLRFDFTHNAALSLEELCQVELMVNGIITSNQSVQTNLMNIEKAKNMGAMALFGEKYEEDVRVISMGDSIELCGGTHVSATGDIGYFIIVSEESIAAGIRRIEAYTGKQAVVFSRNKTNRVEEVLKLLRCSEADISANIKGLQYNIKELQKNNEQYKVEALLSKLQEHKVSGVSVLSLRLQEKKIDLKSLYDSLRKNYQNSIIVVMNIDEINSKIGLLIGITKDLAQKYNAKLMIEQCFDIIGGKGGGNAEVAQASGMKIENIDDVLKAVENCI, from the coding sequence ATGGAATCAAACAATATAAGAAAGTCATTTTTGGAGTATTTTCAAAAAAATGACCATAAAGTTTTATCATCTTCGCCACTGATTCCGCATAATGACCCATCCTTATTGTTTACAAATTCTGGAATGGTTCAATTTAAAAATCAGTTCACAGGTAAGGAAAATGCAAATTTTCCAAGGATTGCCACAGCGCAAAAATGCATAAGGGCAGGGGGTAAGCATAATGATCTTGAAAATGTTGGTTATACTGCAAGACATCACACCTTTTTTGAAATGTTGGGTAATTTTTCTTTTGGAGATTACTTCAAAGAGAAAGCAATTTTTTATGCATGGAATTACCTTACCAAAGAGTTACAAGTAAATAAGGACAGGCTTTATATAACTGTTTACCATGAGGATGAGGAGGCTTTTGCTTTATGGAAAAAAATAACGGGGTTTCATGATGCAAAGATTATAAAAATTAGAACGGCAGATAATTTTTGGTCTATGGGGGATTTTGGTCCTTGTGGTCCTTGTTCTGAGATATTTTATGATCATGGAGAAAAATATGTTGGTGGGCTTCCAGGTACAGAAGATGCGGATGGAGACAGGTACATTGAGATTTGGAACTTAGTCTTTATGCAATTTGAGAAATTAACAACTGGGGAACAGATTAATCTGCCAAAACCATCGATTGATACCGGTATGGGGTTGGAAAGAATTTCAGCAGTAATGCAAGGGGTCAATAATAATTATGATACTGACGCGTTTCAAGTATTGATTAAAGCATCAATGGAAGTCTCTGGAAATGATAGGGATATCACATCTCATAGAGTAATAGCCGATCATATTAGTTCATCATGTTTTCTGTTGGCAGATGGCGTATTGCCTTGCAACGAGGGCAGGGGGTATGTGCTTAGGAGAATAATGAGACGTGCTATGAGGCATATCCATAACATTGGATATAACGGCTTAATGCTGCATAAAGTTGCTATATACTTAATTGAGAGTATGAAAAATGCTTACCCAGAGCTCAGTGATGCGAGAGAATTAATAACCTCCACCCTAAAGATGGAGGAAGAAAAATTTAAGGAAACTTTGAGTACAGGAATGAAGTATTTGAAGCAGGAGATTAATCACATCGCATCTGGTGGAGTTTTTGATGGTAAAAAAGCTTTTAAATTATATGACACCTATGGTTTCCCGATTGATCTGACGGCTGACATTTTAAAAGAAAAGAATATTAGCTTGGATCAAAAGGAGTTTGAAAATGCAATGGAGGAACAAAAAGCAAGGGCCAGAGCCGCTTGGGCTGGTAGTGGAGAAAGCCAAACTGCTTCCATTTGGTTTGATGTTTATCAAAAATTTGGAGCAACAGAGTTCATTAGGAAGGATGTTGTGGATTTTTCGGCTAAAATAGTAGCGATAGTCAAAGATGGTAACTCAGTCGCAAGTGTTACTGCTGGGGACAAAGTTGTAATAGTTACAGATCAAACTTGCTTTTATGCAGAATCAGGTGGGCAAGTGGGTGACAAGGGGGTTATAGGTTGTAATGAGGTTTATGATACAAAGTTATTTGTTGGCCATATACACGGCCACTTAACAATACTTAATGAAGATATAAGTGTTGGCGATGAAGTGAAGATGGGTGTTAATTCTGTCATCAAAAACAAAACTAGGGCTAATCACTCTGCAACACATTTATTGCACTACGCATTGCGGTACGTTTTAGGCAAACATGTTGTGCAAAGGGGGTCCTTGGTAAATGACGAAAAGTTGCGGTTTGACTTCACACATAATGCTGCATTAAGTTTGGAGGAGCTATGTCAAGTGGAGTTGATGGTAAATGGCATTATTACATCCAACCAGAGCGTTCAAACGAACTTAATGAATATTGAAAAAGCAAAAAATATGGGGGCTATGGCTTTGTTCGGTGAAAAATATGAGGAAGATGTTCGTGTGATATCAATGGGGGATTCAATAGAATTATGTGGTGGGACTCATGTAAGTGCCACGGGAGATATAGGCTATTTTATAATTGTTTCAGAAGAATCTATAGCAGCTGGTATCAGACGCATCGAAGCATATACAGGGAAGCAAGCGGTGGTATTCTCCCGCAATAAAACGAACAGGGTGGAAGAGGTGTTGAAACTGCTAAGATGTTCTGAGGCTGATATATCAGCCAACATCAAAGGGTTGCAATATAACATTAAGGAGCTGCAAAAAAATAATGAGCAGTATAAGGTTGAAGCTTTGCTGAGCAAATTACAGGAACATAAGGTGAGCGGTGTTAGCGTTTTATCTTTGCGTTTGCAGGAAAAGAAAATCGACTTAAAAAGCCTTTATGATAGTTTGAGAAAAAATTATCAGAATTCTATAATAGTCGTTATGAATATAGACGAAATAAACTCTAAGATTGGGCTATTGATTGGTATAACTAAAGATTTAGCCCAGAAGTATAATGCGAAATTGATGATTGAACAATGCTTTGACATTATAGGCGGCAAAGGTGGTGGTAATGCTGAAGTTGCACAGGCAAGTGGTATGAAGATAGAAAACATTGATGATGTCCTTAAGGCTGTGGAAAATTGCATATGA
- a CDS encoding sodium:solute symporter family protein — protein MNYYLLVLLVASLGALSFFGYRSAKKIKNYDNYFLAGRQLGIFSVCVSLLATQIGGGVILGTSQASYKYGIYGIFYTFGLSLGLIAVAFFGAKQLREKNVATVAELFEKEYNSVFLKKIASIISITSLYGILISLIISTKGFLVAFGMKNDLILYAFWVILLTYTILGGIRAVVYINMVKITLIFIVFTSVIAYYAIERFEFLQFSLDSLLVSIKPKGEISFSDYIIVPFLFVFIEQDMAQNFFAAKNTKVAYISAFLAGVLLLLFSFIPVIFGVAARSIGNIPDGANEMMFFFTQTSNGFVTLATSVATLCAILSTGDALLCAISSNLALDFKTKSKNSLLHTRIITIALGVGAIALAHYFNDIIKIMLISYEVMVCTLFLPIVTSYFNFKNTTAFAYISIILGIVGFISYQKFVVLFEHNISREIFCILLALFAFPLSRVYTLSQAKN, from the coding sequence ATGAATTACTACCTTTTAGTACTTTTAGTGGCTTCTCTTGGTGCCTTGTCTTTTTTTGGTTACAGGTCAGCTAAAAAAATAAAAAACTACGATAATTACTTTTTAGCTGGGAGACAATTGGGCATTTTCTCAGTATGCGTTTCTCTCTTAGCAACTCAAATAGGTGGAGGTGTTATTCTGGGAACTTCTCAGGCATCTTATAAATATGGCATCTATGGCATCTTTTATACGTTTGGATTATCCCTAGGGCTTATAGCAGTGGCATTTTTTGGCGCAAAACAGCTACGTGAAAAAAATGTTGCAACTGTGGCTGAATTATTTGAAAAAGAATACAATTCCGTTTTTCTAAAAAAAATCGCATCAATCATTTCTATTACCTCTCTTTACGGAATATTGATTTCTTTGATTATAAGCACCAAAGGTTTTCTTGTAGCGTTTGGTATGAAAAATGACTTAATACTGTATGCGTTTTGGGTAATATTACTTACCTATACCATATTAGGAGGGATTAGAGCTGTAGTTTACATCAATATGGTAAAAATAACTCTTATTTTCATAGTCTTCACAAGTGTTATTGCTTATTATGCAATAGAAAGATTTGAATTTTTGCAATTTTCTCTGGATAGTTTGTTGGTCAGTATAAAACCCAAAGGTGAAATATCCTTCAGCGACTACATAATAGTTCCGTTTTTATTTGTTTTTATAGAGCAGGACATGGCACAAAACTTTTTTGCGGCAAAAAACACAAAAGTTGCTTATATCTCAGCATTTTTAGCAGGTGTGTTGCTGCTATTATTCTCATTTATACCGGTAATTTTCGGCGTTGCCGCAAGGAGTATAGGAAATATCCCTGATGGAGCAAATGAAATGATGTTTTTCTTTACACAAACATCCAATGGATTTGTCACTTTAGCAACATCGGTTGCAACGCTTTGTGCCATACTTTCAACTGGTGACGCATTACTCTGCGCAATAAGTTCAAATTTAGCACTAGACTTCAAGACAAAATCAAAAAACAGCTTACTACATACAAGAATAATAACGATTGCACTTGGGGTTGGAGCTATTGCCCTAGCTCATTATTTTAATGATATAATCAAAATAATGCTCATCAGCTATGAAGTTATGGTCTGCACACTTTTCCTCCCAATAGTGACTTCATATTTTAACTTCAAAAACACTACCGCTTTTGCTTATATATCAATTATTTTAGGTATAGTAGGGTTTATTTCATACCAAAAATTTGTAGTACTTTTTGAGCACAACATTTCAAGAGAAATATTTTGCATTCTGTTGGCACTTTTCGCTTTTCCTCTAAGCAGGGTTTACACCTTAAGTCAAGCTAAGAATTGA
- a CDS encoding transposase produces MLKGSVARWNKERYSGVDYRIKKRKMSSAHQIIMVCLDQLVGSEHQYRKFKELFNFGAVEQELKGIESPANYKGYGVLRLFKCLLLQFMEDLSDRELERYLSDSVAAKWFCDFDLTEATPDYSVFSRIRSKIGTNLLSKIFAIFRDQLKSQGYMSEVFTFVDASHLISKANLWEERDEARKQKYEKLNNEVLPKVAHDKQAKIGCKGGSKFWYGYKKNM; encoded by the coding sequence ATGCTTAAAGGGAGTGTTGCAAGATGGAATAAAGAAAGGTATAGTGGAGTGGATTACAGAATAAAGAAGAGAAAAATGTCATCAGCGCATCAAATAATAATGGTATGTTTGGATCAATTGGTTGGTAGTGAGCATCAATATCGCAAATTTAAGGAGCTGTTTAATTTTGGGGCAGTAGAGCAAGAGCTGAAGGGAATTGAATCTCCTGCTAATTATAAGGGATATGGTGTTTTACGTTTATTTAAATGCTTGTTGTTACAGTTTATGGAAGATTTGTCAGATCGTGAACTAGAAAGATATTTGAGTGACAGTGTTGCAGCCAAGTGGTTTTGTGATTTTGATTTAACCGAAGCCACACCTGATTATAGCGTTTTTAGTAGAATCCGCTCAAAGATAGGAACAAATTTGTTATCAAAAATCTTTGCCATTTTTAGAGATCAACTAAAATCTCAAGGATATATGAGCGAGGTATTTACTTTTGTTGATGCAAGTCACTTGATCTCCAAAGCTAATTTATGGGAAGAGCGGGATGAAGCCAGAAAACAAAAATATGAAAAACTTAACAACGAAGTCTTGCCTAAAGTCGCACATGATAAACAAGCCAAAATAGGGTGCAAGGGTGGTAGTAAATTTTGGTATGGCTATAAGAAAAACATGTAA